The Mauremys reevesii isolate NIE-2019 linkage group 1, ASM1616193v1, whole genome shotgun sequence genome segment ccaTGCCAGAGAACATGCTCCCCAGCATTTCCTGGAAGACAACTGGACTGttcggctggggctgggggtgagggctcctcAGGGCCTTAGAAAGCCAGTAACCTTTCTTCTGAAATGCACTGGAAGCGGGGAGAACCCTGTGCTTTGTGCCCTTCCTCAGTGAACGAGGGAAGCTGATGTGGCCATGAGCCAGGGGACCCAACCCCCCAAGCTCAGGGAACCCTAATGGAGTCCGAGGTGGAGGAAAAGGAGGGAGAGCCTCCAGTTACATGCTAGAGTCTGTACAAACCCCACAAgtcttggggaggtgggaggaagCCTTGAAGACCCAAAACCCTTTAAATGTCAGGGAGGGGCTCATTGTTTGGTGACATCCCCCATTTTCTTTTGGTGGGGGCCGCCTCCCAAGGGAGTAAGCAgaagccccacccccattcttaAAACCCCCCACAATCTGGAACAAAACAACAACAGGAACATAAAAGCGATGGTTAGTGGTTTAGTCTAGGCCTGGTTAGCATCCTTCTCTGCCCCCCGCCCATGCCTAACCCTCTCTTCGTCCTTCCCTCCTGTTAGCCCATCAGCGTCATTACCACAGTGTCCAAGCAAGCGGCTCCTCCCAACCAGCTGCAGGAGGAACAGTGGTCCCCATAACGCAGGAGAGACAATTCATTGCGggagtttgttttttgtttgctttctttctttctttttttttttttgtaaactttGTAAGAAATGGTTCTTGGTTCGTTTTTGTCATGGGGGAGGGGCCTATTCGGTTTTTGTTCACAGTCAAGTGGTTCTTTTGTTggtggttgttgggtttttttctttccttttaaagaGAGAGTCACAACTTCTGCTGAGCGGAGACGCCTTTCCAGTAATCCAGGATGTCGTGCAGATCCTCGTCCTTGGCAAACTGGACTTTCTTCCGCAGGGCGTGGCCAGCCGCCATGTAAACCTCCTCCCGGTGGTGCTTCTTGTAAGGCCGGAAGCGCTCCCAGATCTTGTGAGTGCTCTCAGATGAGTACTCGGGGCTGGAGGAGTAGCCCGAGAAGTAGTGTCTGGGGGAGAGCTGGGAGTATGTGGAGTCCCGCTTGGAGCGGGAGAGCGGCTTAAGGAATGACACCCGCTGGCTCAGGGTGTCGGCGCTCTCCTCGTAATACAGGGCCGGGAAGGAATGTCGGTGCTCGCTGCAATGGTAGGAAGGTTTGACCTCCAGGTGGTGGATGGCGCCCGGGGACACCAGGGGAAGACGATCCAGGGGGCTGTTGAGTGGGCTGCCTTTCTCGATGTACTTGGAATCCGACTTGCTCATTGGCGGGTGGTCTGGCACGTCAAGGCTGAAGACCTTGGCACTTTTGATGGAGCCGCTGGATGAGACGCTGCAGGTCTTCCTGGCCACAGCCGCATCCGCGCTCAGCTGGCGCTGTAGGGGGTGGTGGGAGCTCTCCTTGTAGGGTGGTGACAGGAAGCCAGGCCGCTCCAGACCACCCGAGGAGCCAGCGGGGATGGACTGGCACTCAAATGCCATGTCCGAGTCGACGCCGCTCCCTCCTCCCAGGAAGGAGGCTGTATCCAACTTGAGGGCATCAATGCAGTTGTTGATGATCTGGTTGACCTTGTCTACCTCCTTGGCAATGGTGGAGATCTCAGCTGCTGAGCCTTGGCCATTGTCAAGCTCACGCAGATCGTCGTCCCGCTGGGCTCTCTCCAGGGCATCCCCGCCACCCGTCCGCACCTCAATGTAGTTGCCCTTGGTAGTAACTTTGGGGGTCTCCATCCCAGCCTCCATTGACTTGGACGGGGGCAGCTTCTCCCCGATCATGGAAGGGATGGAGGACATCCGCGAGACAGGGATGACGGGCGGCTCGCCCAGCTTCTGCGAAGAATGGACAATGGAGCTGGTGTCTATATCGGAGCCGTAGCGCATCTCCAGGATGGTCTTCTTAACATTGAGGGACTTCTGCTTCTCTTCCTGCATTCTTCGCTTCCTCAGACAGTAGTACACCACCCCGAGGACGATGACCATCCCAAAGAGGCAGCCCAGGATGGTCATAATGTAGTGAGTGGTGGTGGAGGTATTGGGCACTGGGTCCTCCCTCCCCTTGCTCCTGGTGGCAAAGGACAGGCAGGTGTGGTTGTAGCGCTTGGAGTTGCGGATGGAGGCCACACAGAAGGTGTAGTCCGTGTGAGCCTTCAGCTTGCTAAGGGTGACATACTCCTTCTTGTTCTTCAGGGTCGTGACATCAGAGACGTAGCTGTTGTTGTACTGGACCAGCACGTACATCTTGCTGAAGGGTGAGGGGATCGTCACCACCAAGGTGGCTGAGGTGATGGTCACATGGTGCAGCTTGATGCTGGGGTTGAATGAGGAGTCGGTGGTGGAGGAGGCCGGGGGCTCGACGGAGAGGAAGTCCCCGGGGTTGAACCCCGAGTTCTCATCCAGGTCTCTCTGGGAGTCAGGCGTGTAGGGGGTGGGGTTGATCCTTGAGAGGGATGGGATGGTGCCTCCCCGGCACATGGACTGGAAGATGGTGATGGCGTTGCGGTTGTGGTGGGGTCGAGGCATCAGGAGAGGGTAGCCGGCGAACTCCCGAGGGGTCTCACACTGCAGCCGGTCGTAGTTCTTGGTGACATTGTTGAAGACCACCAGCCAGGTAAGGAAGCTGTAGAGGCTGCAGTCACAGTTGAAGGGGTTGCCAGCTAGCTCGCACACCATCAGGTTGCTCAGGCTGGTGAAGGTGTTCCCCTCCAGCCTGCTGAGCCGGTTGGAGGACAGGTCGATGCTGATCAGGCTGGGGCACTCGGAGAAGGCGGTGGGTGTGACCACCTCAATCAGGTTGTGCTGCACGAAGAGGAACTGCAGCCTGGCCATGCCGCGCAGCATGCCCTCTGTCAGGTTGGTGAGCTTGTTGTAGCCCAGCTGCAGGACCTGCAAGTTGGCCTGGCCCATGAAGGCCCCGTCCTCAATGTAGGAGATCTCATTCTTGGTCAGGTTCAGGTCGGTGAGGTTGCTGAAGCGGTTGAGGGAGGAGTACAGCACCACCTTGAGCTTGTTCTCATTCAGGCGCAGGTCGTGCACTGTGCTGTTGATGTGCTGGGGGATGGTCTCGTAGGGAGGCTGGTTCTGGCTGCAGATGGCCAGCCACACGTAACCCTTGTCCCCCTCGATCAGCCAGCAGTCGCCACGCACCGTGCCGGGGGACAACACACAGAGCAGGGCGGCCGCCCACAAGCCCAGGCGCAGCATGTTCGGATGtggcgccccccccaccccccgcaggcaaaaaagaaaacaagcctCTGAAGAGCAAAGGGAGGGGACGAGAGGCGACGCTCCCTTGCTGGTTAGCGGCAGGAGGGCACAGTCACCTCAGTTCTATCCGGTGCCGTCACCAACATTTTTCTTTCCCTCCGCGCCAACCCCGGGGTGTAGAACAGCAGGGGGCAAAATCCATTCCTTCCTGCCGCTCCCGATCcgggaaaagggggggggagtggaAATCTGTGCttctctttaaaacaaaacaaaaattaaacaacTGATCTTCTTGGAGGCTCAGGAacgacacccccccacacacaccctccccgccttcccccaCGACCACGAGGTGACTCGGAGGAGCTGCCTCTTCTGTCGCTGGGCTCCGGAgggtgctcctcctccccctctcctgggTCCCCTCCAAGATGCTTCAGAACTTCAgttcaaacatcttgaaaacaaaaatatagaGAGCtagagagcgagcgagcgagcgagagATCCATCTGTCACCGGAATCTGGAAAGGAAACACACGAGAGACAAGAGGAGGCATCAATCAGGGGGGCTTTGAAATACGGAAATAGACAGCTAGGGTTGTTAGTttcttggggatggggaggagcagaaagagagcgttgtgggtggggggaggcggtATTGCCTGCTACGCTGATAAGCCTTGGCAAAAGGATCCCTTGCAACATAATCTTGTATCAGTGATAGCCAGAAGGGTACTTGGGTTTCGTTACGTAATGGAATCACAGCCTGGttgcggggcggggggtggggggagaaggtggGATGGAACAGAGGGAGGGACACGGCTGTGTTATGATCCGCTTAAAACTCCAGAGCATAAAGAAAACACAACCCAAGCCAACCCAGCCCCAAGGAGTTTCAGCTGCGGGCGTAGAGAACAGAAATCGCACCGTACACAAATGTGCGCACGCCGACGATAAATAAATAAGAATCCCAACtaaatggggttttttttccttgatGAAAAATGATAAATAATTCATTGTTTGTATAACTGCTCTCGTTCCAAAAATAATTCCCTCGTCTCAGTGCAGGCGAGGGTTGGGGACAACACGGCCTTCGCGAGCAGGGCTCAGAGAGGGATGTCTGTAACCGGGGGAGAGGGGATTGTGAGCGCCGGAGACCCACGCCAGAGCAGAGGGGTGTGTTGGCACAGGGCGGATGGGGGCTGTCAGGCAGAGCCCTCCAGCAACGGTTGGCTCCAGTACTTGACATGGGACAGGTATACAGAGCTGCATCCATGTGACGTGGGCAGCACGTgctgtattattaattttatctATTTGTGCTCTCGTGGTGCCTACTGCCAGGAAGGGAGACCAAACTATTTCCTGCCCAGGCTGGTTAAAGAATCCAACCAGCTTCACTAGGATGAGGGGAAAGAATTATTAGCTGCTTTACCCCAGCATgggacagcaccccctgctggtagCATGGAAACATTGCTATCTTGTCATCGCCCCCTCCTCAGGCTCGGAGACTCATCCTGACCTGGAGAATAGCACCCCCTACTGACACCAAGCCAACATCCTCTCTGCTCCATCCTGGAGTCCCCTCTTCCCAGGGGCTGCCAACACACCCCACTTGTGTGAGAGATCCCCTGCTGGTGCCAAGGAGCCATCTGCTGTCTCCCTTCTCTGGCCAGATCTACACTTCTCCGTTCcatgcaggagcaccccctgctgacacATCCCCATTCTCACACTGACCCCCTCTCCCACTATGCTGTCAGTGCATCCCCAGCCTTAGCTGAGTGCCCTCTACTGAGGGCTAAGGAGACATTCCCATTCTCCAACTGGGGCACAGGTTGGGGGAGCTGTAAGAAATAAGAGAAAAAAATGCATCTTAGTTATTTAAGATTAAGGATTCTCTCttcattcttcttttttttccagaGACAGTCACTAAAGATATTGCTAAACCCTTTGCTGCTAAACCCCAACCAATTTCCAATGCAGAGATCCGAAGGGCATAAATAGAATGAAGAAGCagccgggtggggtggggtgggggtgagcagGGAAGAAAAGCAAACCCTTAAAGAAGGAGGCTTACGTCTGTGGAGAGATCTGAGCTGATCTGGGGCTGCAGAATTACCAGGGCAGCTGGATTAAGGGATCAGAGatggtgtcagagagagagacacttgcaTATTCAATAACCCAGAAAGGAAAGCCAAGAACCAaaggggagggcgggggaggaaggagtgggggaagggcaaaGGACGAGTGAGATCCAACCAACAAGACGGAGGAAAAGACCCCTTCCCCACCGCTGACTGGCTGAGGCCTCCACACTTGTACCACCTGTGACCATCACGCAACAGCCCCCAGCTGAAGCACAGGGGGTGGTGGGAGCTCTCCTTGTAGGGTGGTGACAGGACTTTTGCTTTGGCCAGGGACTGTGCTGTAGCAGGTGGTGCTGGTTTCCAAGGTCTGGCTCCTCCTATCTTCAAGTCttaatgtaacaaaaaataatacCCTGACTCAGCATCCCCTGGTGGGTTGAGGGAAGGAGGCTCAGCTGGCCCCAGCCAGGTCACTGTTGATTTGCTCCTGTCGCTTCCTAGTGCACTTCCTCCGCTCCCATTGGAGCTCTCTTTCTCTTGCCCTTTTCTAGGGTATCTCCCTACCTAGGTCGGGCTGAGTGGTTTTTGCTGGCCCGCACCCCTACGCTGTTCTCTTtggccctccctctccctctgggtTCCCTGCTCGCAGGTGCCCTTtcgccagccagccagctccacAAACACAAGGGAACAGGATAAGCAGATAGACAAACGTATTGTTTCCAGAGAGAGCCCTGAGAGCAATACTCCCAACACACCCTCAAGTGGATTGTGGGAGCAGCCCCTTGCGGGGAGGGGAAGAACCTCACACACACAAGTTATTTCACCTTTGCTACTGTTTGACTTGGCAACCTCCTCTCAGCTAGTTGTCCCTCAATGCCAACCCCTCTTCGCCATGGACGCAGTGCCCAGACTCTGTTTAGCCCCGGCGTGCTGCTACTGCCTTCGGCCCATTGCATTATGTTGGCTGGAACCGCCGGCAAAGCAGGAACTGCCGCAAGCTCCCAGGCTCGAGTCACCGGGCCAGCTCTGGGGTGCGGAGCCACCCGAGCGCTGGTGCAGGGTGGCACCTTCACCGCTGAAGGGGAGGCAGCACTCAGGACAGGCCCAAGGTTCCTCTCTCGCAGAGGCAGGCCTGGCTCGCCAACGTGAGTTGTGCAGAGGAGCCCCTTCCCATGCAAGTCAGATCTGGCTGGTGgctggtgcaggggaggggggatgagGAGGAGTTTGCCTGTAAGGGCTGGTGGGCACCACGGCACACTAGTCCCCTATGGCTGTAGCTGTTGCTCCCCCTATGCTTGGCCTATACGCATGCTGGATCCATATGCAGTCCCCCTCCCATGCAAAGGGACAGCAGCTTCGCACTTCCAAGGGTAAAGGGCACAGGGTGGGACAGGTTTCCCCAACCCCAGCTCTCCTATCTCTGTGCCTTGGCTCCTGGCTCACCCGTACGCAGAGATCCTAGCCAATAAACTGGCCGGTCCTCACATTCTTGCAGCAAGTTTCaccagccccctctctccccctggagtgtcctccAGGTGAGCACCCCACGATGCCTCTCCTTCCTCAGCCCGTTCCTGCCTCTGTCATCACAGCCAAGGCATCCAccactcaggggaggggaggcggaCCATGCTGTCCTGCAGCCAAGCCCTGCTATAAATCAGCCAGCAGATGAGTCCAACAATCCCAGGAAACAGCAGTGTCCTCAGTCTTGGCCAGGAAGGTGCTGACACCACACTTGGCCACGATCCTCCCTCTTGTTTCTCCAAAGCCCCAGCAAGGGAGAAATTGATATGcatggtgggtgggtgagggtgtgggggggtggaggaaGCAGCTGCAGATTAGGGTGGCGGGAAGGGGTGTGCTAGGGAAATGCAGGTAAGAAGGGCAGGCCCATGGGGCCGGTGTGGAGGGAACCTCAGGAAAAGATGACAcctcccagagcagggggttgCGGCCCCCAGATAATTTcctttgtgacaaagtgggaatttttggtaatatttttatgaagcctgtgtgtgtgcctcagtttcccctatactTTGCATTGCTACCCCGTGGGGAGTGGAGGGAAAGGATTaagtttgctctcagggcagcTAACAGACATGGGTGTGTATGTGTTGCCGAGCTGGCTGAGCAGACTGAATAATTCTGAAAAAGGACTGGCCTAGGCTGACCCATACCACTGGAAAACCCGAGAAGACACTGGAAAGCCCAAACACCGGGTTGCTGACACCTAGCAACCAACCACCCAGAGGAAGATTTCCCCGcctctcagcagggaagctgagcagCTTGAGAACAAAGGCTGGAAAGGCGGGAGATGTAAGTTCTGGAGGAAGCTGGGGGCTCTCTCACCTGGGAACTGACTAAGGAAGTCAGAGAGAGACCCAGAGCCTGAAAACGGAGCTCACTACAGCCTGGCTGGTGAATTGCTCGGGGCTGACCAGAGAGGACTTTGTTTTAACCTTCAGTGCACTGTGCTAACCTAAGCACTTCCTATGCTGTGTTCTAGCTGACTAATAAACCCCACTGTTTTGACAACGCTGTGTGAGCGTCACTGCAAATGCTGGCTGAGGTGCATGAGTCCCTGACAACTGCACAAGTCTCCACCAGGAGTCTGTCAGTCAGACTCACTGAGCAGAGCTCACAGGGTGAAGCAGGGGTGCTGAAGACCCAGAGGGTCAGTCTCAGGAGGCTCTGACACTGCGTGGGCTGCCCtgaaggaagagtgagacccTTGGGGGGGTCTGGCACATCTAAGGGGTTCCTCTACCAGACTGTTCAAAAGCTGGGGGCGTAGCACTGATCCCGTGGATCCGTGAAAGGGGATCAGAGGACTGGGGGGTTAGAGAGCCAGGGTGGTATGGAGGaattgggggggggtgtcagtgagCCTTGGGGGATTGGAGGGGTCAGTGAGTCTGAGGGGATCAGAGGTGTGGGTGTGGCTCAGTGAGCCAGGGCAATACGAGGggaccctggggggaggggggagagtcaGTGTCTCAGGGGTATTGGGGTTTTTAGAGGTCAGTGAATTGGGGGCATCAGAGGCAGTGAGTCAGGGCAGTGCCAAGGGATTGGGGGGTCAGTGAGTCAGGAATATCGGGTTTTAGAGGTCACTGAGATGGGGGGATCGGGGGGCTGTGAGTCAGGGTGGTGCTGAGGGATTGGGGGGGTCAGGGAGACAGCAGTATTGGGGGGTTTAGAGGTCAGTGAGTTGGGGGGATCGGGGCAGTGAgatggggcggtgctgggggatTGAGCTGCCAGTCAAGGTGGTATCAGGAGGAACCAGGGAATGGGGTGGGTTCAGTGTGCCCGGAAGATTCAGGGGGCCAAAGCGCGGGCTCCGCGTGTCAGTGAAAGCACGAGTCACTAAGGGAAATCCTGGGAGTTGGGGCCTGTGTTGCTAACATGCCGTTCGCATCCCCTCCCCGCGGGGCCCAGCGCATTAGGAAGCCGGCGCTTATTCTACCGTCACATAAACGGCGCTAAGAGCCTCCACATTAGAAATTTATGCTTTAAAAACCCACCGAACACTCCTTGCTCCCTGCGGGACTGGAAATCCAGAGACAGGCCGAGccgcctccctccctgcctctcctCACCCTGTCCAGATGGTTGCTCACCTCCACATACCTGCCTGCCTATCTCCCCTGCGCATGGGTCCTGCTCTGCTTTCAACTCCCACACTTGTTTCCCTCCCCTCTCTTTTGCTCTCCCCTAATCCCTGTGCGGACTCTCCCCTGTATGAACCTGGCACTTATGCCCCACAATATTGCTCTGCCCCACAAAGATTTGTTCAGCTTTTGCCCCATGGCTTGTTATTTGAGTTCCAACCACCCTGACTCAATGACATGTGCCGCCTAACCCCCACCAGGGCTCTGCTTTCTGGGTGGCTTCAGACCACTCCCTGCCCTTCTGTGCTGGCACAGATACAGCTGGTTCCATAGACGGCTggttctctccctccccaggggcactggggctgcaggAAAGCTCCCACTGTCGTAGccgcagctcacatggctctagTCCTGGCTGGCACTGACAGGGCACTGCTATGAGGAAGCTCACAGTGCTAGAGTCCCCACTGGTACTGGCTGGGCGCTAAGCTGAGGAAGCTCCCATTGTCTGAGTGCCAGCACTCAGTGATGCAGGGCTTCCCCAAGGAGGCACACGTTGCAGAGGGCCCAGCTGGCACCGACCGGGCCCAGCTGCATGGAAGCTGGAATATTGGCTGTGCACTGCTGGGCAGAAGGCAGCTCACAGTGCCAGAGCCCCTGCTAGAACTGAATGGGGAAGTTCCCACTACCTGTATCCCAGCCAACAGGGCACTGCTATGCAGAAGCTTCCATTGCAAAGGTCTGGGAGCACAAAGCTAGGCTACTGCTGCATAGACGCTCCCGTCACTGGTCCTGGAAGGACACACTGGGTCAGGAATCTCGCAGTGCAGGAGTGTGGGCTGGTTCTAACAGGGTACAGCTGAGAGGCAGCCTCATGGTGTTGGACTCCTAGCTGGTATTGGCAGGGCACTGTGACAAAGAAAATCTCACCACCTGAATCCCAGCAggcactgctgtgaggaagtTCACACTATGGGAGTCCTGCATGGCACCACTGTGGGAAAACTAACTCCTCTGAAGCTCTGGTTGATACTGAAAGGAACACTGCTGTAAGGAAGCTCACGGAGCCTGCACTCTGGCTGGCACTGACAGGGCACTGCTGTAAGGAAGCTCACGGAGCCTGCACTCTGGCTGGCACTGACAGGGCACCGCTGTGAGGAAGCTCACGGAGCCGCACTCTGGCTGGCACTGACGGGGCACCGCTGTAAGGAAGCTCACAGAGCCTGCACTCTGGCTGGCACTGACAGGGCACCGCTGTAAGGAAGCTCACGGAGCCTGCGCCCTGGCTGGCACTGACAGGGCACTGCTGTAAGGAAGCTCACGGAGCCTGCACTCTGGCTGGCACTGACAGGGCACCGCTGAAGGGAAGCTCACGGAGCCTGCACTCTGGCTGGCACTGATGGGGCACCGCTGTAAGGAAGCTCACGGAGCCTGCACTCTGGCTGGCACTGACAGGGCACCGCTGTAAGGAAGCTCACGGAGCCTGCGCCCTGGCTGGCACTGACAGGGCACTGCTGTAAGGAAgctcacagagcctgcaccccggcTGGCACTGACGGGGCACTGCTGTAAGGAAgctcacagagcctgcaccccggcTGGCACTGACGGGGCACTGCTGTAAGGAAGCTCACGGAGCCTGCACTCTGGCTGGCACTGACGGGGCACCGCTGAAGGGAAGCTCACGGAGCCTGCACTCTGGCTGGCACTGACAGGGCACCGCTGTAAGGAAGCTCACGGAGCCTGCACTCTGGCTGGCACTGACAGGGCACCGCTGTAAGGAAGCTCACGGAGCCTGCACTCTGGCTGGCACTGATGGGGCACCGCTGTGAGGAAGCTCACAGAGCCTGCACTCTGGCTGGCACTGACGGGGCACCGCTGTAAGGAAGCTCACGGAGCCTGCACCCCGGCTGGCACTGACAGGGCACCGCTGTAAGGAAGCTCACGGAGCCTGCACTCTGGCTGGCACTGACAGGGCACCGCTGTAAGGAAGCTCACAGTGCCTGTACCCTGGCTGGCACTGACAGGGCACCGCTGTAAGGAAGCTCACAGTGCCTGTACACTAGCTGGCACTGACAGGGCACCGCTGTAAGGAAGCTCACGGTGCCTGCACCCTGGCTGGCACTGACGGGGCACTTCTGTGAGGGAGTTGGCATGGCTGAAGGGCAGAGCTTGGCACTGCTCCAAGGAAGCTTTCAGCACAAGTCCTCCCCAGTGCTAATATGGAAGGGGCTGAGCTTAGCTGACAACCCAGAGCCACCCTCTTCTCCACACACCTAGCCTGAGGCAAAAGAACACATATCCACTGTGGTGAGGAGCACAGGAAAATCTGTGCTGAGCCTAACATCTTCAAGGAAAAGGTAAAACCACACAGCAAGGAAAGCAATGATGTAAATAAGCCCTTTGCAGCGATTACATCCCTCATCTGTAGGACAGAAGGAAAGGGAAAGCTCTGGAGAGACAGTTCGAGCAGCTCAGGGCAAAAGCACCACACAGATGAGGGAGCTTTCAATGAGGAAATCTCATTTaggagtcctgagtgctggagaaatTGTCTTCCATGCAGAAGCCACTTCCCCGGCAGGACAGAGAGAGCACCCTTCGTTTTCCCAAGTGACCCAGTCACTTTTTATATTCATAGCACTATTAAAGGTTATGGGGAATTTGCATCAACTCGAGTCCACCTGGAGAACCCGCAGCAGcttccagcagggagggggaaggtgagCAAAAGAAGGCGAGGGACAGGGCAACAAGAGATCACAGGTTCTGTAAACAGTTATTAGCGATAGAGCTCTCTGCATCGCTCTGCCTGACAAGGGGAGGGAGGGCTTCAATGTCTCGCCTCCACTGATTCCCCTGGACTGCACAGGAGGAGGAAATGTGGAAAAGAAAGCAGAGAGCGCTGGCTTCAAAAGGAGTCACTGTAGTGAACGGtgcaggagcgctggctgtgggggagtcGCTGCGAGGAACAGGGCGGGAGGACTGGCTGTGGGATGGAGTCACTGGAAGGAACAGAGCAGGAGCGCTGGTTGCGGgggagttgctggagggaacaagGCGGGAGCACTGGCTCTGGGGGGCGGTCACTGTAGGGAACGGgtcaggagcgctggctgtgagGTGGAGTCACTGGAGGGAACAGGGCGGGAGCgctggctgtgaggggggagtGGCTGGAGGGAACAGGACgggagcactggctgtgaggggggagtggaaggaggcaggagcgctgggtgtggggagagtcGCTGCAGGGAACGGGGcgggggcactggctgtgggggttgctgtgaggaATGAGATGAGAGCGCTGTGGGGGATTGCTGGAGGGAACGGGGTGGGAGCGCTGATTGTCGGGGGGGGTTGCTGTGAGGAACGGGACGGGAGCACGGGCTGTGGGGAGGGTCACTGGAGGAAATGGGGtgggagcgctggctgtgggCGGATCGCTGTAGGTGATGGAGTGGGAGTGCTGACGGTGTGgggagttgctggagggaacaagGCGGGAGTGCTGGATGTGCGGAATTTGCTGGAGGGAATGGGGCGGGAACGTGGGGTTGCTGTGTGTAACGGGATAGgagtgctggctgtgggggggggtcactggAGGGAacggggcaggagcgctggctgtggggggagtcACTGGAGGGAacggggcaggagcgctggctgtgggggagtcACTGGAGGGAacggggcaggagcgctggctgtgggggagtcactgtgggggacaGGGTGGGAGTGCTGGATGTGCAGAATTCGCTGGAGGGAACGGGGCGGGAACGTGGGGTCACTGGAGGGAacggggcaggagcgctggctgtggggagagtcactgtgggggacagggtgggagcgctggctgtggggagagtcactgtgggggacagggtgggagcgctggctgtggggagagtcactgtgggggacagggtgggagcgctggctgtgggtggaacagggcaggagAGCTGGCTGAGATGGGGGGGCTGCTTTAGGGAATGGATCAGGAGCGCTGgctgcaggtgtggggagggggagttgcagCAGGGAATGACCAGGGAGCCCTGGCTGTGGTAGGGTGGCTCCATGCTGGAGAAGGCCTATCTGCAATCCGGCATCCCCTGAAAACAATTCCTTCTGCAGCACAGCTCTTGTCTGTGGGATACAAATATGTGACTCTTGCCCAGGGTCCTCCACTGTTTCCTCCTCAATACCCCACTTCATGCTCTGAGGTCTAGCAAATCCCTGACCTAGATACTCCCACTCCTCTCTCA includes the following:
- the ELFN2 gene encoding protein phosphatase 1 regulatory subunit 29; protein product: MLRLGLWAAALLCVLSPGTVRGDCWLIEGDKGYVWLAICSQNQPPYETIPQHINSTVHDLRLNENKLKVVLYSSLNRFSNLTDLNLTKNEISYIEDGAFMGQANLQVLQLGYNKLTNLTEGMLRGMARLQFLFVQHNLIEVVTPTAFSECPSLISIDLSSNRLSRLEGNTFTSLSNLMVCELAGNPFNCDCSLYSFLTWLVVFNNVTKNYDRLQCETPREFAGYPLLMPRPHHNRNAITIFQSMCRGGTIPSLSRINPTPYTPDSQRDLDENSGFNPGDFLSVEPPASSTTDSSFNPSIKLHHVTITSATLVVTIPSPFSKMYVLVQYNNSYVSDVTTLKNKKEYVTLSKLKAHTDYTFCVASIRNSKRYNHTCLSFATRSKGREDPVPNTSTTTHYIMTILGCLFGMVIVLGVVYYCLRKRRMQEEKQKSLNVKKTILEMRYGSDIDTSSIVHSSQKLGEPPVIPVSRMSSIPSMIGEKLPPSKSMEAGMETPKVTTKGNYIEVRTGGGDALERAQRDDDLRELDNGQGSAAEISTIAKEVDKVNQIINNCIDALKLDTASFLGGGSGVDSDMAFECQSIPAGSSGGLERPGFLSPPYKESSHHPLQRQLSADAAVARKTCSVSSSGSIKSAKVFSLDVPDHPPMSKSDSKYIEKGSPLNSPLDRLPLVSPGAIHHLEVKPSYHCSEHRHSFPALYYEESADTLSQRVSFLKPLSRSKRDSTYSQLSPRHYFSGYSSSPEYSSESTHKIWERFRPYKKHHREEVYMAAGHALRKKVQFAKDEDLHDILDYWKGVSAQQKL